A single region of the Pseudomonas sp. GGS8 genome encodes:
- a CDS encoding GTPase-associated system all-helical protein GASH — MTKVPEVSAEFAGWYADAFMNDSEIIGRRWKGVINTATVADVDTVEVLVRYAFATVAAASGGKVEALNKQHQALLTSLSGNGSTIDPKDCRRELQLLSAAVLSLLLNRMPDAAIAVLNASFEGARTPDLPMDLVERARRALAELSRTKHERPTAEDFEIKPATVKFEVSQEALAEMSPTLWQSELNQLRDAAQDALGEIVKGSNHVTNSLLRQVWLGEEELQMLWWLIGDHSGTLGKSFSDIDAALKPLILGNELGALTSISPGPASVRSLLTRAGVTATSIKVSEAVNAADADWITEITKCARISPVTTPLHFALEKRVDMGFDDAWLQMWATMTGLPSEASMPAAKLAELFYREHLFLHVGD, encoded by the coding sequence ATGACAAAAGTCCCTGAGGTGAGTGCTGAGTTCGCGGGCTGGTATGCGGACGCGTTTATGAACGACAGCGAAATCATCGGGCGTAGGTGGAAAGGCGTGATCAACACCGCCACGGTCGCAGATGTCGATACCGTAGAGGTCCTAGTCCGTTACGCTTTTGCGACTGTGGCGGCTGCGAGCGGCGGCAAAGTCGAAGCCCTAAACAAGCAGCATCAGGCCCTACTTACCTCTCTGTCAGGAAACGGCTCGACCATTGATCCGAAGGACTGCCGAAGAGAGTTGCAACTCCTGTCAGCCGCCGTGCTTTCACTTTTGCTTAACAGAATGCCTGACGCTGCGATCGCGGTACTCAACGCTTCCTTCGAGGGAGCGCGTACCCCTGATTTGCCCATGGACCTCGTTGAACGTGCCCGAAGAGCCTTAGCCGAACTGTCCCGGACAAAGCACGAGCGCCCAACTGCCGAGGACTTCGAAATCAAACCGGCAACAGTAAAATTCGAGGTCTCGCAAGAGGCACTAGCTGAGATGTCGCCAACACTCTGGCAAAGCGAGCTTAACCAGCTTCGAGATGCTGCCCAAGACGCCTTGGGGGAAATCGTCAAGGGCTCAAACCATGTAACGAACAGTCTTTTACGCCAAGTCTGGCTAGGCGAAGAGGAGCTCCAGATGCTGTGGTGGTTGATCGGTGACCACAGCGGCACGCTCGGCAAGTCGTTTAGTGACATCGACGCCGCACTCAAACCGTTGATCTTGGGTAACGAGTTGGGTGCATTGACCAGTATATCGCCTGGGCCCGCATCGGTAAGATCGCTTCTGACCCGAGCAGGAGTCACCGCCACCAGCATCAAGGTATCTGAAGCAGTGAACGCCGCTGATGCTGACTGGATCACTGAGATCACGAAGTGTGCGAGGATTTCTCCCGTGACAACTCCTCTGCATTTCGCTCTAGAGAAAAGGGTCGATATGGGCTTCGATGATGCGTGGCTTCAGATGTGGGCCACCATGACCGGATTGCCATCTGAGGCTTCAATGCCAGCTGCTAAGCTCGCTGAGCTTTTCTATCGTGAGCATCTCTTCCTCCACGTAGGCGATTGA
- a CDS encoding LysR family transcriptional regulator gives MDRFQEMQVFAAVAQDQGFSAAARRLGMSAASVTRAVAALEQRIGTQLLTRTTRSVHLSEAGQRYLEDCRRILAEVQEAEDSAAGSHAQPRGQLTITAPVLFGDLFVTPLVVGYLTQFPEVSINAVLVDRVVSMVEEGIDVAVRIGELPDSNQHAIRVGEVRRVICASPGFLTDHGRPRHPADLSRAPIIATSSIGQPRSWPFLEAGEPISVRPEPRLVVSANQAAITAAAMGLGLTRVLSYQVASKIATGELEIVLADFELPPLPIHVVYQGGRKAPARVRSFVDFAVKVLREHPALHG, from the coding sequence ATGGACCGATTCCAGGAAATGCAGGTCTTCGCCGCTGTCGCCCAGGACCAAGGTTTCTCGGCGGCGGCGCGGCGTTTGGGGATGTCGGCGGCCAGCGTTACCCGGGCAGTGGCGGCGCTTGAGCAGCGCATTGGCACTCAGTTGCTGACGCGCACTACCCGCAGCGTGCATTTGAGCGAGGCGGGTCAGCGTTACCTGGAGGATTGTCGGAGAATTCTCGCCGAGGTGCAGGAAGCCGAGGATTCGGCCGCCGGGAGCCATGCCCAACCCCGTGGGCAACTGACGATCACGGCGCCGGTGTTGTTCGGCGATTTGTTCGTCACGCCGCTCGTGGTCGGTTACCTGACTCAATTCCCTGAAGTCAGCATCAACGCGGTACTGGTCGACCGGGTGGTGAGCATGGTCGAGGAGGGCATTGATGTGGCTGTGCGCATCGGTGAGTTGCCTGACAGTAATCAGCATGCCATTCGAGTAGGCGAAGTGCGGCGGGTGATCTGCGCTTCCCCTGGTTTTCTGACTGACCATGGTCGGCCTCGGCATCCTGCAGATTTGAGCCGTGCCCCGATCATCGCCACCTCGTCCATCGGGCAGCCCAGAAGCTGGCCGTTCCTTGAAGCGGGAGAACCGATCAGCGTTCGCCCGGAACCGCGTCTGGTGGTCTCCGCCAATCAAGCGGCTATCACAGCCGCCGCCATGGGGCTGGGGTTGACCCGAGTCCTGTCGTATCAAGTGGCGAGCAAGATCGCCACCGGTGAACTGGAAATCGTCCTGGCTGACTTCGAACTGCCGCCATTGCCCATTCATGTGGTCTACCAGGGCGGGCGCAAGGCCCCGGCGCGGGTTCGCAGTTTTGTGGACTTCGCGGTGAAGGTGCTGCGCGAACACCCGGCCCTGCACGGCTGA
- a CDS encoding abortive infection family protein, with translation MEQKEQIEPLLATVHALLRADGADDAADVVRDYPAMAELSGQDNWNGGTQYWDIVFRVPTLDYVRLGAKRSLLEEQITAGLKAVTEHEPFDYYSAAIVLDKEFRADWRSGTSELPKRVRQNILDGLRLDDVKWYGRLNDVEFLSRLYELEKLPTTDHRYKDAAGDIWQHRLNNDDWENDWVYNDSRFQLVDGGAELFLRFLCEMVHPLVRPDRDEALNLVVQLNDQLKGAGWELYEEELIAGRPRFAFRTIENNSARSVVRAKAVAEALNAGWMAKQIERLEHAIDSDPELAIGTAKELVETCCKSILTKCEITFTKSDDLGDLTKKVAKALKLVPEGVSDAAKGAENIRLILRNLTSITSNLAQLRGLYGTGHGKDGQHRGLQPRHARLAVASAVAFIDFVSETHRYREESQNFEQAD, from the coding sequence ATGGAGCAAAAAGAGCAAATTGAGCCGCTTTTGGCGACAGTGCATGCACTTCTGCGGGCTGACGGGGCTGACGATGCAGCTGATGTGGTACGTGACTATCCCGCCATGGCGGAGCTTTCGGGACAGGACAATTGGAATGGTGGAACTCAGTATTGGGACATCGTGTTCAGAGTGCCAACATTGGACTACGTCCGCCTAGGTGCAAAACGGAGCCTGCTAGAAGAGCAGATCACTGCTGGACTCAAGGCTGTCACCGAGCATGAGCCATTTGATTACTATTCTGCCGCGATCGTCCTCGACAAAGAATTTCGAGCGGATTGGCGATCTGGTACGTCGGAACTGCCGAAAAGGGTACGTCAAAACATCCTCGATGGCCTCCGGCTAGACGACGTGAAGTGGTATGGCCGGTTGAACGATGTTGAATTTTTGAGCCGACTTTATGAGCTTGAGAAGTTGCCAACCACAGACCACCGCTATAAGGACGCTGCAGGCGATATCTGGCAGCATCGATTGAACAACGATGATTGGGAGAACGATTGGGTTTACAACGACAGTCGCTTTCAGCTTGTGGATGGCGGTGCAGAGCTGTTTCTGCGTTTCTTGTGTGAAATGGTTCATCCTCTGGTGCGTCCCGACCGTGATGAAGCGCTTAACCTCGTGGTACAGCTCAACGACCAACTCAAGGGTGCCGGATGGGAGTTGTACGAAGAAGAGTTGATAGCTGGTCGTCCTCGCTTTGCTTTCCGAACGATTGAGAACAACTCTGCCCGGTCCGTTGTGCGAGCGAAGGCTGTTGCGGAAGCGCTGAACGCTGGATGGATGGCAAAGCAGATCGAGCGTCTAGAGCACGCCATAGATAGCGACCCAGAATTGGCTATAGGTACAGCTAAGGAGTTGGTGGAGACCTGCTGCAAGTCCATTCTCACTAAATGTGAAATCACCTTCACCAAGTCAGACGACCTGGGCGACTTGACCAAGAAAGTCGCGAAGGCGCTTAAACTGGTGCCGGAGGGAGTTAGCGACGCAGCGAAGGGGGCTGAAAATATTCGGTTGATTCTGCGCAACCTAACCAGCATCACGAGTAACTTGGCACAGTTGAGAGGTCTGTATGGCACTGGGCACGGAAAGGATGGCCAGCACCGCGGACTTCAGCCGAGGCACGCTCGTCTTGCAGTTGCCTCGGCGGTGGCCTTCATCGATTTTGTGTCCGAGACACATCGGTACAGAGAGGAATCGCAGAATTTCGAGCAGGCCGACTAG
- the iteA gene encoding anti-phage ATPase IteA yields MEYLSEILKILDGALKANASMASNYAGLLADKLESDGDKKQARMIRERLARAPAALASAQDAAHGFSFSNLPTDGESHLHTVDVSNPAIDKESLLLPSAVESRVQEFLANIRRFDELARVGAAMASRLLTYGPPGTGKTRLARYIAANLELPLLTVRCDTLVSSLLGQTSRNLRRVFEYSQQRPCILFLDEFDALAGARGNERDVGELQRVVIALLQNIDAVPESTILVAATNHDQLLDPAIWRRFSFRIPMAEPDLALRKLLWRQYLEPFSCETLNLDDLAHLSVGITGANIEQVCLDTKRAAVLSNKSGIDEDQLFRRLGLNLALTSGRVLSTVESEIRWLNGWAPRYFSLRTLGRLYDLSTRQITKILKEEIGSGPQEHTRTAAIEC; encoded by the coding sequence GTGGAATACCTCTCCGAAATCTTGAAGATCCTAGACGGAGCTCTCAAGGCTAATGCCAGCATGGCCTCGAACTATGCGGGCCTTTTGGCAGACAAGCTGGAGAGCGATGGCGACAAAAAGCAGGCCCGCATGATCAGAGAGCGACTTGCCAGGGCTCCGGCGGCGCTTGCCAGCGCTCAAGATGCAGCACATGGTTTCAGCTTCTCAAACCTACCCACCGATGGTGAAAGTCATCTGCACACGGTCGATGTGAGTAATCCGGCGATCGATAAAGAGTCCCTCCTACTGCCCAGCGCTGTAGAGAGTCGAGTACAGGAATTCTTGGCAAACATCCGCAGGTTCGACGAGCTAGCTCGAGTAGGCGCAGCCATGGCTAGCCGTTTGCTGACTTACGGCCCTCCTGGCACAGGGAAGACCAGGCTCGCTCGCTACATTGCCGCGAATCTCGAGCTGCCGCTGCTGACTGTACGCTGCGACACCCTGGTGAGTAGCCTTCTGGGGCAGACCAGCCGCAACCTACGACGGGTGTTCGAATACTCTCAGCAGAGGCCCTGCATACTGTTCCTAGATGAGTTCGATGCATTGGCCGGCGCCCGCGGCAATGAGAGGGATGTTGGTGAGCTGCAGCGAGTGGTCATTGCCCTGCTGCAGAACATCGACGCAGTGCCAGAAAGCACGATTCTTGTCGCCGCTACCAACCATGATCAGCTGTTGGATCCCGCGATATGGCGTCGCTTCAGTTTCCGTATCCCGATGGCCGAACCAGATCTGGCGTTGCGCAAATTACTCTGGAGACAGTATCTGGAACCATTCAGCTGCGAGACTTTGAATCTCGACGACCTCGCTCACTTATCGGTAGGGATAACCGGCGCAAACATTGAGCAGGTATGCCTTGATACAAAACGAGCGGCAGTTTTATCAAATAAGTCCGGGATCGACGAGGACCAGCTATTTCGCCGGCTGGGATTAAATCTTGCGCTGACAAGTGGCCGAGTGCTATCTACTGTTGAGTCAGAAATTAGGTGGCTTAATGGATGGGCGCCAAGGTACTTCTCCCTGAGAACCCTAGGGAGGCTGTACGACCTATCGACTAGGCAAATAACAAAGATCCTCAAGGAGGAGATCGGTAGTGGCCCGCAAGAACACACCCGCACAGCAGCCATTGAATGCTAG
- the iteS gene encoding S8 family anti-phage peptidase IteS encodes MARKNTPAQQPLNARVENPFLHIPFQPKDLSSIEGNPGGGGKELVVVDAAYRQALSKNLTDAHLVLAHEQVLHPQALTHLVLKLREKGIAKSHRPTVLAEEASLEPAGHARIDEMLVGASAHSLSALSRVILQRNTKKIRCNLSAIEAIQPWDRQRRNPAGSKQLLDHGRAVLRLFQYQHDSLNTFNYETVLRTLKSLSLPFVEIAQGRGLPIIGIQDLDKIQGDSLDMILDFPGIRSIYAEQVFRPRNTVLKPQSGTSASQAQPTEQSIGLPTVAVFDTGVSTDAKLIEHYVKTRDTYVLPPDTNFEHGTAVASLIAGGAHFNDKHAWLPTTPAQIHDVCALEISGSHMSDLELRLRAAVQRRPDVKIWNISIGGESCDESLFSDFAMTLDELSDKYQVLFVVAAGNYNDLPRRQWQTPSTLDDRISCPGESVRALTVGSIAHIDAADALSGAGHPAPYSRCGPGPVFTPKPDITHVGGGVHAPWNAGLASLKVLGPDDRLHYGFGTSYAAPLASSMAAHAWQALVGRPTLNPSPSLVKALMIHAAQLSSPDYDSFHRRYLGAGRPDDVLKALYDSDDSFTLVFQANLVPGNMRWRKTPYPIPDVLIQDGKFRGEIIITAAYAPPLDPNAGSEYVRANVELSFGVITGDTIKGMVPMDSEEGQSGYEIAQISSGSKWSPVKVHRKSFTNGAAGKQWGLQAKARLRAYEPDLTEALPVSIIVTLRSLEGDPQVRAAGLRALSQCNWINTPLPVRVPIRL; translated from the coding sequence GTGGCCCGCAAGAACACACCCGCACAGCAGCCATTGAATGCTAGGGTTGAGAATCCTTTTTTACACATCCCGTTTCAGCCTAAGGATCTTTCCTCTATTGAAGGCAATCCTGGCGGAGGTGGCAAAGAGCTCGTAGTAGTCGATGCCGCCTACCGGCAGGCGCTTTCCAAAAATCTCACAGACGCCCATTTGGTACTTGCCCACGAGCAGGTGCTGCATCCTCAAGCGTTAACTCACCTCGTACTCAAACTGCGTGAAAAAGGGATTGCGAAAAGCCATAGACCCACTGTGCTTGCGGAAGAAGCAAGCCTAGAGCCGGCCGGCCACGCGCGAATCGATGAAATGCTTGTCGGCGCATCAGCACACAGCCTGAGCGCATTGAGTCGCGTCATCCTTCAGCGCAACACCAAGAAGATCCGTTGTAATTTGAGTGCAATCGAAGCAATCCAACCGTGGGATCGTCAACGGAGAAATCCCGCGGGGAGCAAGCAATTGCTCGATCATGGGCGAGCAGTACTGAGACTATTCCAGTATCAGCATGACAGTCTTAACACCTTCAACTACGAGACAGTGCTACGCACGTTGAAATCACTGTCGTTGCCATTCGTCGAAATCGCCCAAGGTCGTGGCCTTCCAATCATCGGTATTCAGGATCTCGACAAGATTCAAGGCGATTCCTTGGACATGATTCTGGACTTTCCCGGCATCCGGTCGATCTACGCAGAGCAGGTATTCCGTCCACGAAACACAGTACTGAAACCCCAAAGCGGGACCTCTGCGAGCCAGGCCCAACCGACAGAACAGTCAATCGGCTTACCGACCGTAGCGGTCTTCGATACTGGGGTCAGTACAGACGCAAAGCTTATCGAGCACTACGTCAAAACCCGGGACACCTATGTCCTGCCTCCTGACACGAACTTCGAACACGGAACAGCTGTCGCCTCGCTCATCGCTGGCGGGGCTCACTTCAACGACAAGCATGCTTGGCTGCCAACAACGCCTGCCCAGATCCACGATGTCTGTGCGCTGGAGATCTCCGGCTCACATATGAGTGATCTGGAGCTACGACTTCGAGCTGCCGTCCAGCGCCGCCCAGATGTAAAGATATGGAACATCTCTATAGGGGGTGAGTCCTGCGACGAAAGTCTCTTCAGCGATTTCGCCATGACCCTGGATGAGCTGAGCGACAAGTACCAAGTTCTATTCGTAGTAGCGGCCGGCAACTACAACGACCTACCACGTCGGCAATGGCAGACTCCGTCGACTCTTGACGACCGAATTTCCTGCCCTGGGGAGTCTGTACGTGCTCTGACTGTTGGATCGATCGCGCACATCGATGCAGCTGACGCTCTCAGTGGTGCTGGCCATCCTGCGCCCTACTCGCGGTGTGGCCCAGGTCCGGTATTCACCCCCAAACCGGATATTACCCACGTGGGCGGTGGTGTTCATGCTCCTTGGAATGCTGGCTTGGCCAGCCTCAAGGTTCTTGGGCCTGACGATAGGCTGCATTACGGATTTGGTACGAGCTACGCTGCTCCACTCGCATCGAGCATGGCAGCTCATGCCTGGCAGGCACTCGTTGGTAGGCCGACGCTCAACCCTTCGCCATCCTTGGTGAAGGCGCTGATGATTCATGCTGCGCAACTCTCTTCGCCTGACTACGACTCCTTCCACCGGCGCTACCTGGGTGCCGGCCGACCTGATGATGTCCTAAAGGCGCTCTACGATTCTGATGACAGCTTCACGTTGGTATTTCAGGCCAACCTGGTGCCAGGGAACATGCGATGGCGAAAGACGCCTTACCCAATCCCTGATGTGCTGATTCAGGACGGAAAATTCCGAGGAGAGATCATCATAACAGCGGCCTATGCACCGCCTCTCGACCCAAACGCAGGTAGTGAGTACGTGCGCGCAAACGTCGAATTGAGCTTCGGTGTGATTACCGGCGATACCATCAAAGGCATGGTTCCGATGGACAGCGAGGAAGGTCAAAGCGGATATGAAATCGCCCAAATATCCTCTGGCAGCAAATGGTCACCAGTAAAAGTACATCGCAAAAGCTTCACAAACGGAGCAGCCGGAAAACAGTGGGGGTTGCAGGCAAAAGCTCGGCTTCGAGCGTACGAGCCAGACCTTACTGAAGCTTTGCCGGTGAGCATCATCGTGACCTTGCGATCGCTCGAAGGAGATCCACAAGTGCGGGCCGCAGGCCTAAGGGCTTTGAGCCAGTGCAACTGGATCAACACGCCACTTCCAGTACGAGTACCAATCCGTCTGTAG
- a CDS encoding TniQ family protein, with product MSDLLFFPMSMPDEMLHSRITRYHYLSGNRTEAETFHDLFDSTPFGVGMLPKQIEVLAAKLPGDRERNLDELISINTTFPAYRPFLGMRDDTEKGADGSVVSEVARVPRREVTVHGKARICLSCVQQDLLELGYAYWHRSHHMPGVMACWRHGERLIHSCPKCSHPFYRRYKLLPSLTEQCVCGWSPLNAAEGTKASDVEMKFAIFAYEVLQHNLPPVCSKVLYSCFVRQTRKRGFTHGELISTTKLIDSIRAKFGDEVLSQMDRAFDQGKLQTWIRFRVYKGQIDMPLARHLIIAFHLFGSVEKFELSLRKESILFSAANSGIPSKVKQGRPSKKDQHRQKIEMLIALRADINLEHLWANAYQATRWITEHDNSWLMAKLRAVKHEPISAEEASDPRDPSYADIIQASVDDLYRVTKDQKRVNIGNLLKLLPIRMNPIPAIRKQKFPLVTQMVERHLESVWHFRLRRLVWAIAEMRRLNLPLNTGSLKLVSTVPAQVFPLLFSFFEWDLEHFVKNGIEPEALLKSTGVSRAWEGPPGYDVILGGHAYRRRGPGVEISGPM from the coding sequence ATGTCTGATCTACTTTTTTTCCCTATGTCGATGCCGGACGAGATGTTGCATTCTCGTATCACCCGCTATCACTATCTGTCAGGTAACAGAACCGAAGCAGAAACCTTTCATGATCTGTTCGACTCGACTCCATTTGGCGTCGGAATGCTTCCTAAACAGATCGAGGTACTCGCAGCGAAGCTGCCGGGGGATAGAGAGCGCAATCTCGACGAGCTCATCAGCATCAACACTACTTTTCCAGCCTATCGGCCTTTTTTGGGTATGCGCGACGATACGGAAAAAGGAGCTGACGGGAGCGTTGTTTCTGAAGTGGCGCGTGTACCGCGTCGAGAAGTAACGGTTCACGGAAAGGCCAGGATCTGTCTCAGCTGCGTACAGCAGGATCTCTTGGAGCTTGGCTATGCCTACTGGCATCGGTCACACCATATGCCTGGTGTCATGGCCTGCTGGCGTCATGGCGAGCGGCTTATTCATTCCTGCCCAAAGTGCTCTCACCCATTCTATCGGAGATACAAATTACTCCCGAGCTTAACCGAACAATGTGTATGCGGTTGGAGTCCGTTAAACGCTGCAGAAGGGACGAAGGCATCGGACGTTGAGATGAAGTTTGCAATTTTTGCGTATGAAGTTCTCCAACATAATCTTCCACCGGTATGCAGTAAAGTTCTTTACTCCTGCTTTGTTCGGCAGACTAGAAAACGTGGCTTCACTCATGGCGAACTAATCAGTACTACAAAGTTGATTGATAGCATTAGAGCTAAATTTGGGGATGAGGTTCTGTCGCAGATGGACAGGGCTTTTGACCAAGGGAAGCTTCAGACCTGGATTAGATTTAGGGTTTATAAAGGCCAGATCGATATGCCGTTAGCCCGCCATTTGATTATCGCGTTTCATCTGTTCGGCAGTGTCGAAAAGTTTGAATTGTCCTTGAGAAAAGAGTCAATTCTTTTTAGCGCCGCTAATTCTGGGATACCTTCAAAAGTTAAGCAGGGGCGGCCTAGTAAGAAGGATCAGCATCGACAGAAAATAGAAATGCTTATAGCGCTGCGCGCGGACATTAACTTAGAACATCTCTGGGCGAATGCTTATCAAGCTACTCGATGGATTACAGAACATGATAACTCATGGCTTATGGCGAAACTCCGCGCAGTGAAACACGAGCCTATATCGGCAGAGGAGGCTAGCGACCCACGAGATCCGTCATATGCTGACATCATTCAAGCAAGTGTCGATGATTTGTATCGAGTTACGAAAGATCAGAAGCGTGTAAACATCGGCAATCTCCTGAAATTGCTTCCAATCCGCATGAACCCTATACCAGCAATTCGTAAACAGAAATTTCCTTTAGTCACTCAGATGGTTGAGCGTCATCTTGAGTCTGTCTGGCATTTTCGATTAAGGCGCCTGGTGTGGGCTATTGCTGAAATGAGAAGGCTAAACCTTCCTTTGAACACTGGAAGTCTCAAGTTAGTCTCAACGGTACCTGCTCAAGTTTTCCCATTACTTTTCAGCTTCTTTGAGTGGGATCTGGAGCATTTCGTCAAAAACGGCATTGAGCCAGAGGCCTTGCTCAAGTCGACCGGCGTATCGCGGGCCTGGGAAGGCCCTCCCGGCTACGATGTGATTTTGGGTGGACATGCATATCGTCGGAGGGGGCCCGGCGTCGAGATCTCGGGGCCGATGTGA
- a CDS encoding metallophosphoesterase has protein sequence MLMLHISDIHFKSPECLQPEMDPDYSIRTRMMRDLQEQVKTLGKVGAILIGGDIAYRAAPAEYQTAQVWIEQLADISGCPKERIFVVPGNHDVDRAVIKASVPIQNVQHAISSASLQDREWKLRQQLGDAASGQLLLEAHAAYNAFAARFMCQIWPSKPFWHQDIVLDAGVSLRIYGLTSTLLSGREGQDDKERGLYLSPLQTVLNPAPNTLNMVLCHHPIDWLEDGEVVEDALNTRAAFQVFGHKHKQRLHMDASYVRLAAAAVNPSRREQPYNPGYNLIQLKVAGAGEERRVDVRVYQRRLQDVPEMFIAMQSPQRKDYFASSISIPEEGDLRGSSCDTVTAETPATKLQDHLSESQSIQDAEATMGEEDTRDLLYRFWSLSSSQRRQIAVSLNLLEPGEMKLPEPERYGRALIRAAQLDIMDKIAAEVAKLEN, from the coding sequence ATGTTGATGCTGCACATATCTGACATCCATTTCAAGTCACCAGAATGCCTCCAACCAGAGATGGATCCTGACTACTCGATACGCACACGTATGATGCGTGATCTTCAGGAACAAGTTAAAACGCTAGGTAAAGTGGGCGCGATTCTGATTGGGGGTGACATCGCCTACCGGGCGGCCCCAGCTGAATACCAGACAGCTCAGGTCTGGATAGAGCAGTTAGCGGACATCTCCGGCTGCCCTAAGGAGCGCATTTTTGTAGTACCGGGCAACCACGACGTGGATCGAGCGGTTATCAAGGCAAGCGTCCCAATTCAGAACGTGCAGCATGCGATTTCCTCTGCTTCACTTCAGGATCGCGAATGGAAACTAAGACAGCAACTTGGCGACGCCGCTAGCGGTCAGCTCTTGCTCGAAGCTCACGCCGCATACAACGCTTTTGCCGCTCGTTTTATGTGCCAAATATGGCCATCCAAACCATTTTGGCATCAAGACATCGTTCTCGACGCCGGTGTGAGCCTTAGGATCTATGGGCTGACATCTACACTACTGTCCGGTCGTGAAGGGCAGGATGACAAGGAACGGGGGCTTTACCTTAGCCCGCTACAAACCGTGCTCAATCCTGCACCAAACACACTGAACATGGTTCTATGCCACCACCCTATTGACTGGCTTGAGGATGGCGAGGTTGTCGAGGATGCGTTAAATACTCGCGCCGCCTTTCAAGTCTTTGGCCATAAGCACAAACAACGACTGCATATGGATGCAAGCTATGTACGCCTCGCAGCAGCCGCGGTGAACCCGTCCCGTCGCGAGCAGCCTTACAACCCGGGATACAATCTGATTCAGCTGAAGGTTGCCGGCGCTGGAGAGGAGCGACGCGTTGATGTTCGGGTTTATCAGCGCCGGCTGCAAGATGTTCCTGAAATGTTCATCGCTATGCAGAGTCCTCAGCGTAAAGATTACTTCGCTTCCTCTATATCGATCCCAGAAGAAGGCGATCTTCGCGGTTCCAGTTGTGACACTGTGACGGCAGAGACTCCAGCCACTAAATTGCAGGATCACTTGTCCGAATCACAGTCAATTCAAGACGCGGAGGCGACCATGGGTGAGGAAGATACCCGGGACTTGCTCTACCGATTCTGGAGCCTTTCAAGTAGTCAGCGGCGACAAATTGCAGTCTCACTGAACCTACTTGAGCCGGGCGAGATGAAGCTCCCTGAGCCGGAGCGATATGGGCGAGCCCTGATCCGCGCAGCACAGTTGGACATCATGGACAAGATCGCGGCTGAAGTCGCCAAACTGGAGAATTGA
- a CDS encoding glutathione S-transferase family protein, whose amino-acid sequence MQAIKLYNFPRSGHAHRVELMLSLLQLPTELIFVDLAKGAHKQADFLALNPFGQVPVIEDQGLVLADSNAILVYLAQKYGNGRWLPTDPVGAARVQRWLSVAAGPIAFGPGRARLITVFGAPYNAEEVIAYSHTWLKVIDQELGATAYLAGSEPTIADIAAYSYIAHAPEGNVSLDDYANIRVWLARIEALPGFVGMPRTVAGLQKTA is encoded by the coding sequence ATGCAAGCCATCAAACTCTACAACTTCCCACGTTCCGGCCATGCTCACCGTGTCGAGCTGATGCTGTCTTTGTTGCAACTGCCGACCGAGCTGATCTTCGTCGATTTGGCCAAGGGCGCGCACAAGCAAGCGGACTTTCTGGCGCTCAACCCGTTTGGCCAGGTTCCGGTGATTGAGGATCAAGGCCTGGTATTGGCCGACTCCAACGCGATCCTGGTCTACCTTGCGCAGAAATACGGCAACGGTCGCTGGCTGCCAACCGATCCGGTTGGTGCGGCCAGGGTGCAGCGCTGGTTGTCGGTCGCCGCCGGGCCGATTGCCTTTGGCCCCGGCAGGGCAAGGCTGATCACTGTGTTTGGGGCGCCTTACAACGCTGAAGAGGTGATCGCTTATTCCCACACCTGGCTCAAAGTGATTGATCAGGAACTGGGCGCAACGGCCTATCTGGCCGGCAGCGAGCCGACCATCGCCGACATCGCCGCGTACAGCTACATCGCCCATGCCCCGGAGGGCAATGTGTCGCTGGATGACTACGCCAACATCCGCGTCTGGCTGGCGCGGATTGAAGCCTTGCCAGGGTTTGTCGGCATGCCGCGCACCGTTGCCGGTTTGCAAAAAACTGCCTGA